CTTTGTTTTCAACAGAGAAGTCGGGAAAATAGCTGTTATTTTTGATAAATTTAGTGATTACAACAGAGTATTCGATAGTGTGGAATATGTAGTGAATAGATTAACTGAATACTTTACTGTTGTTGCAAGAAATGTTGAATAATGGAGGTGGAAGATATGGAAAAAAAGGAAATGAAAAAAGAAAAAATGATTGAAAATGAAAAAGTTGAAAATGTTAAAGAGGATGCTAATAAAGAAAAGAAAGAAAAAGGAAAGGAAAAAGATTTAGAAAAAATAATTGATGAACAATCAAAAAAGATTGAGGAACTTGAAAATCAGTTAAAAGAATTTGAAAATTACGCTAGAATTTTAAAATCTCAATTTGAGAATTATAAAAAAGATGTTGCAAGGGAAAAGGAACAAATTTCTATTTCAACAATTGGTAGAATTGTAGAAAAATTAGTTCCTATAATTGATGATTTTAAAAGAGCATTTAAAAATGTTGATGATGAGACTAAAAAAACACAATTTTTCAAGGGAATGGAAATTATATACAAAAACTTATTTAAAATACTAGAAGGACTTGGTTTGCAGGAAATTAAAGTTGGAGATAAATTCGACCCGTTTGAGCATGAGGCTGTAGAAAGAGTTGAGGATGAAGAAAAAGAAGAATATTCAATTGTTGAAATTGTGGAAGATGGTTACAAATTTAATGGACGAGTTCTAAAACCTGTGAAGGTAAAGGTCTCGATTAAGCCTAGGAGGTGAAATATATGGCCAAAAAAGACTATTATGAGATTCTTGGTGTTTCAAGAAATGCGTCTCAAGAAGAAATAAGGCAGGCATATAAACAATTAATAAAAAAATGGCATCCGGATAGAAATCATCAAAATAGAAAAGAAGCGGAAGAAAAATTTAAAGAAATACAAGAAGCATACGAAGTTCTTTCTGATCCTGAAAAAAGAGCAATGTACGATAGGTTCGGATATGTAGGTGATGTCCCACCAAACGCTGGTAGTGGAGGCGGTTTTGGTGGCTTTGGTGGTTTTGGTGGTTTTGAAGATATATTCAAAGACTTTGGTGATTTTATTAATAACGATATATTTAACATATTCTTTGGTGATCAAAGAACATCTTCAAGACAAAAACAAAGAAGAGCAAAACGCGGAGAAGACATAAATATAACTGTTGATGTGCCTTTTGAGCAGGTATTTACAGGAACAACTATCCCAATTGAATACGATAGGTATGAGGTATGTAGTCATTGTAATGGTGAAGGGGTAGAGCCAGGAAGTGGATGGGTAAGCTGTCCGAAATGTCATGGAACAGGGGTAGTTAGAGAAGAAAGAAGAACGTTTCTTGGAGTTATTGTAAATCAATACACATGTAATCAATGTGGTGGCACAGGAAAGATACCTGGAGAGACATGTCATGTATGTGGTGGCAGTGGAAGAATAAGAAAAAGACATAGAGTGGAAGTAAAAATTCCAGCTGGAGTTGACAACGGAACCGTTATTAGAGTTCAAGGTAAAGGTAATGCAGGGTATAACGGTGGTGGATATGGCGATTTATATGTAAATGTAAGAATTACAGGACATATTGATTTTGAAAGACGTGGAAATGATTTAATAAAGGAGATAAAAATAGATTATGTTGAAGCAATACTTGGAACCAAAGTAAAAATTAAGATGCCTGACGGTAGAGTTAAAGAAGTTAAGATACCATCAGGTGTTCAAGATGGAGAAAACATTTATGTATACGGAGAAGGCGTACCAGATATGAGAACGGGAAGAAGGGGAGATTTAATTTTAAAGATCAAAGTAGATATTCCAAAAAGAGTATCTCGCTCTGAGAAAAAGTTATTAAAGGAAATTGCGAAATTGAGGGGAAAGGATGTTGACGAAGAAGAGTGAAAAGATTGTTAATTTTTTAAGAGAGACAGTTGCACAATATAATTTTAGAGGATTAGTTCTTGGAGTTAGTGGAGGACTTGATTCAGCAGTAGTTTTAGCACTTCTTGTAAAAGCATTTGATAGGGATAAGATAAAGTGCTTTATTTTGCCTGAAAGAGATAGTCCTAAAGATTCAGTTAAAGATGCTGTTTTTGTTTGTAAATACTTTGGAGTTGAATATGAAATAAAGAATATTACAAAGATTCTTCGAGCACTTGGCATTTATAAATATTACCCACCAGCATTTTTTGTGCCCTGGAAGGTAAAGGAAAATTTTGCAAAGAGAAGATGGCAAAAGTATAAAGAAAAAGGTAATCCTTTTGAATTTGATATAGAAGGAATCTATGATGAAGAGTTTTTAAAAGGTATAAGCTACTATAGGGCAAAACATAGGGTGAGAATGGTTTATCTATACAAAGAGGCGGAAAGAAGGAATTACGCTGTTGTTGGAACTACTAATAAAACAGAATTTTTAACAGGGTTGTATGTAAAGTGGGGAGATGATTCAACAGATATTGAACCAATTTTGCATCTTTATAAAACTCAGGTATACGAACTTGCAAAAGAATTAAATGTCCCTGAAAAAATAATTATGAAACCAGCTTCACCAGATTTAATTCCAGGAATTGGTGATGAAGAAATATTTGGGCTTGATTATTCTACTCTTGATAGGATATTAGATAAGCTAGTAAATAACAAAAGTTTGGATGGTGAAGACCCTGAAAAGGTTAAACTAGTAAAAAGGCTTTATCAAATTGGAAAAAAGAGAAATTCATTAAGGAATGTAAGCATGGTAGATGATTTATATGGAACTTAAAACGTTAGCAAAAAAGCTAATTTTTGATACTTTAGAAGATATCCAACCTGAAAAGCTAGTAAAAGAAAAGTTAAAAGAAATAAGGGTTGATAAGAAAGTATATGTTCTTTCAATTGGAAAAGCAGCATGGAAGATGGCAAAGGCTGCAAATGATGTATTGGATATAGAGTATGGAATAGTTATAACAAAATATGGATATAATTTTGGAAATATTGAAAATTTTGATATATTTGAAGCAGGGCACCCTCTACCGGATGAAAACTCACTTTCTGCTACAAAATTTGCCGTTGAAAAATTTTCAAAATTATCAAGAGATGATATCCTATTGTTTTTAATATCTGGAGGAGGTTCATCTACTTTTGAACTATTGCAAGATGGACTTTCATTGGATGATTTAAAAGATGTAACGACGCAGCTCTTAAAAAGTGGTGCAGATATTAAGGAGATTAATACTATTCGCTCAAGACTTTCAAAAGTAAAAGGTGGAAGGTTTTTAAATTTTGTTAAATCAAAGGTAATTACATTGGTTTTATCAGATGTACTTGAAAATGATTTAAGGTACATTGCATCAGGTCCAACATATGAAGCATGTAGTACCTTTGAAGATGCTTACAAAATAATTAAAAAGTACAATTTAGATTTTAATGAAAATATAATTAATGTTTTAAAAAAAGATGTAAAAATCAACAAGCAGATTGATGTAGAGCATTACATAATAGGGAGTATTGATATAGCATGTGATATTCTAGAAAAACATGCAAGAAAGTATAATTTAAACACACTTGTTTTAACTACAAGACTTGATTGTGAGGCAAAAGAAGCTGGAAAGTTTATTGCAAGTATAGCAAAAAGTAGTAAATTAAAAACACCATATTGTATTATTTTTGGTGGAGAAACTGTTGTAAAGGTAAAAGGAAGCGGAAAAGGTGGAAGAAATCAAGAACTCTGTTATTCAGCAGCACTTGAAATAGAAAATATGAAAGATGTGGTTATTGCAAGTGTTGGAACAGATGGAACAGATGGTCCAACGGATGCTGCAGGGGCAATTGTTGATGGAAAAACTATCTCAAAGGTGAGAAAATTTTCGAATGATCCAAATGAATTTCTTTTAAATAACGATACCTATAATGCCTTAAAACTTTCTAGAGATCTCTTAATAACGGGTCCAACGGGAACTAATTTAAATGACATAGGATTTATACTCAAGGGGTGATAATGTGATGAAGGCTCTTGTTTTAACAAAGATAACTGATTATTTTAGAAAAAAGATGGAAGAGTTTAATGAGATTGAATGGTATACTCCAAAAGATATAGATTACGTCTTAGAAGATGTGGAAATAATAGTTACTGGATATTTGACTGAAGAACAAGTAGATAAAGCAAAAAAATTAAAAGCTATTTTTATTCCTTGGACTGGTGCAGATAAACTTCCATGGAAAAAGATAAAAGAAAGGAATATAATTGTTTCAAATTCGCACGGTAACGGAAAGATGGTAGCTGAACGTGCGCTATCTTTATCCCTTGCTCTTCTTGGAAGAATAGTAGAATTTCACAACGACCTTGAAAAGGGAATATGGCATGGCTTTGCCGTAGGATTTAAGGAAGAAGATTATTGGTACTCACTTCAAAGAAAAAATGTAGCGATACTTGGGACTGGGGTTATTGGAAGACATCTTGCAAAGCTTTTAAAAGGTTTTGATTGTCATATAACAGGTTTTAAAAGAAGCAAAGAACAAATAGCAGGATTTGATAGGATTGTAACTTCAATAGAAGAAGCAATATCAGATGCACAGGTAATATATCTTGCACTACCTTTAACTGAAAAGACTTACAAAATTATCGATGAAAAGATGTTTGAAAAAATGAGAGGAAAGTTTTTAATAAATGTTGGAAGAGGAGAATTGATAGATGAATACTCACTTTTTAAGGCGCTTAATGAGAACATATTAAGAGGTTTTGCATCGGATGTCTGGTATAAGTATCCTTCAAAAGATGAACAAGTTATCTTACCTTTTAATTTTCCAATCCATAAGTTCAAAAATGTAGTTCTTTCTCCACACGTTGGAGGGTTTACAATAGAGGGTCAGCAAGGAAGAATAGATGAACTATTTGAAAATATAGAATCATTCCTGAAAAAAGGTTTTCCAAAAACAGCTGTAGATCCCGAATTGATGTATTAATTGTTAAAACAAATTTATATTTAGGGGGGATAAAAATGAACATTACAGTTATTGGAGCAGGAAACGGAGGACTTGCTCTTGCTGGTTTTTTAGCTATGAGGGGATTTGCTGTTACTTTATATAACAGAAGCTTAAAAAGAATTTCATCCTTTATCAAATCTAGAGTTATAAAATTGGAAGGAGAAATTACTGGTAGTGTAAAAATAAAGAATGTTACAAATAACTTGGAAGAAGCCTTAAAAGATGCAGAATTAGTAATGATCGTTGTTCCAGCTTTTGCACATGCAGATATTGCGGAAAAAGTTTCAAAATACGTAAAAGATGGTCAAATTTTTATTTTAAATCCAGGTAGAACGTTTGGTGCACTTGAGTTTTATAACATATTTAGAAAGAATCGGGTAGATAAGGATGTTATAATAGCAGAGACTCAGACCTTTCTTTTTGCCTCTAGAACTTCCAATCCTGGAGTTTCTCACATATTTAGGGTTAAAAATGCTGTTCCAATTTCTGCAATTCCATCGACAAAAAATGAAAAATTGAAAAAGGTTATTGAAGATATAGTCCCCGAGTTTCATGTAGTGGATTCTATAATTTATACTAGTTTTAATAACATTGGTGCGGTTTTTCATCCAGCAACTCTTATTCTTAACTCCGGACGTGTTGAAAGCACGTTTGGAAAGTTTGAATTTTATCTTGAAGGTATTACTCCTTCAGTTGCAAGAGTTCTAGAAAAGATAGATGCAGAAAGATGTTCTGTTGCAAGAACACTTGGAATTGAGCCAATGACGGCAAAAGATTGGTTAAATTATGCATACGATGTTTTAGGTAACAACTTGTATGAAGCTATACATAACAATGCTGGCTACCAAGGAATTATCGCACCGCCGAGTCTTCAAAATAGATATATATTTGAAGATGTGCCTATGAGCCTTGTTCCAATATCTGAAATGGCAAAAAAATTAGGTATAAATACTCCCGCGATAGATTCTATTATTTACCTGTCTTCAATAATGATGGGGCGTGATTTTTATAGAGAAGGTAGGACCTTGGAACGTTTAGGAATTAGTAAATTAAGCCTTGATGAGATAAAGAATCTGATATACAAGGGGGTGTGAAATGGTGAAGAAGATTTTAGGTGGTTCGATAGGTAGCTGTGTACATGTTGCTGGTGTCTTGAATTTTTTAAAGCTTGCAGAAAAAGAGGGCTATAAATCAATTTACCTTGGTGGGGCAGTTCCTTTAGAAAAATTTGTTGGTGCAATTGTAGAGAGTGATCCAGATATAGTTGCTATTTCATACAGACTTGATCCCAAAGCACTTGAAAAGCTTTTAAATGAGTTTTATAAAATGATAAAAGAAAAGAATTTACTTGATAAGGTTTACATATTTGGTGGAACAGTTGAAACGGCAGCTGTTGCAAGAAAATTTGAGTTTATTTCTAAAATTTTTGATGGTTCACAAGACATTGACGAAGTTATTTTATGGCTCAGGAACGCAAAAAAGGATAAGGAAAAAAAAGAAATACCTCCACAGTTTTTACCTGAGAGAATAATTTACAAAAGGCCTTATCCTCTTATTAGGCATCATATAGGGCTTGCAAGTCTAGAGGAAACGGAAAAGCATATAAGAATTCTTGCTGAATCTGGCCTACTTGATATTATTTCACTTGCACCTGACCAAAATTGTCAGCAGTATTTTTTTGAACCTGAAAAGATGGATAGAAAACAAGACGGTGCAGGTGGGGCACCAATTAGGACGAAAGAAGATTTTATTAGACTCTATAATGCTTCAAGAACAGGCAATTACCCACTAATGAGATGTTATTCTGGAACAAGAAATTTGGTTGAATTTTCCAAATTACTTAAAGATACGATTAATAACGCATGGGCAGCTATACCTTTAACATGGTATTCCGATCTTGATAGAAGATCTGATAGACCATTGCTTGAAGCAATAAAGGAAAATCAAGAAGCAATAAAATGGAATGCTGAAAATAATGTTCCAGTAGAAATAAATGAAGCTCACCAATGGTCATTGAGGTATGCACATGATGCAATGGAAGTTGCAACGTTTTATCTTGCAGCATACAATGCTAAAAAGTTAGGAGTAAGACATTATGTTGCGCAATACATGTTGAGCACACCACCAGGTCTTTCACCAAAATTTGATCTTGCAAAGCATATTGCAAAAAAGCAATTGATTGAAACTTTGGAGGATGAAGCCTTTACTTCGTATACTATGATAAGAACTGGACTTTTATCATTCCCTGCTGATGAACATTCTGCAATGGGGCAGCTTGTAAGTACCATGTTTTATGGAATGTATTTAAAGCCTGACATAATTCATGTGGTTTCTTATTCAGAAGCAATAAGGCGTGCTACTAGTAAAGAAATCATAGAAAGTGTAAAAATGGTAAAGCAGGCAATGAGGAATGCGATGAATGGCCTTCCCGATTTTCTGGAAGACAAATCGATTAGAAATAGAGTGGAAGTGTTAAAGAATGAAGCCATGATGATAATTGATGCAATTAAGCAAATTGGAAAAGAATTCGATGATCCTTTGATAGAACCTGAAGTAATATATAATGCAGTAAAGCTAGGGATTTTAGATGCTCCAGGATTAAAAGGTATGTCTGTTGCAAAAGGAAGGTTTGAAACGCAAATTATAGATGGTGCATGTTATGCTGTGGATGAAAATGGTAAAATACTTACTGAAGAGAAGAGGTTGGAAATTATAAGAAAGGAGGCGGGAATGTGAAGATAGCAATTGTTTGTGATAAGAATATCAATGATGAAGAAAAAAGAATGGTTGAGGCGGTAAAAAATGCAGTGTCTAAAAAATATAATTGTGAAGTAGTACAATTTGATGAGAATTTTATCAATAAAATAAAAGATTTTGATTTTGTGTTTAATCTATCAAATAAGGGTGGAAAGGAAACAATACAAGTTCATGTTCCTGCTCTCCTAGATTTGTTAAATATTCCATATACTTCTTCAAATGCATATTCACATTCATTGTGTCTTGATAAAATAACTACTAAGATAATTATGCAGCATTATAACATTCCAACACCAAGATTTTATGTATATGATCTAGGACAAATTCCAGAGAAAATAGATAATGGCACCTTTATAGTAAAGCCACCACGTGAAGGAAGTGCACGTGGTATTTCAAAAGATAGCGTAGTTGATAATTTAAAAGCTCTACAAAAAATGGTAAAGTATATACATGAAGAGTTTAAACAACCAGCACTTGTAGAAGAATTTATTGATGGTACAGAGTTAAGTGTTGGTATAATAGGAAATGGGGATAGTTTAGAAGTTTTGCCAATTTTGGAGATAGATTTTTCAACCCTTCCAGAAGGTCTTGAAAGATTTTATTCTTACAATGTAAAGCATAATTATGGTGAGATGACTAATTATATATGCCCTGCAAGAATTTCAAATAATGTAAAAGAAAAACTTGAATTTTATGCTAAAAAACTTTTTAGAGTATTAAATCTTAGAGATTATGCAAGAATGGATGTTAGAATTAGGGATGATGAGATATACTTCTTGGAAGTTAATTCAGCTCCTCAGCTTGTTCCAGTATATTCAGACATAACAAAAATGGCGAAAGCTGCAGGATATGAATATGATGATTTAATTTTGAAAATTTTAGAAATATCAATGGAAAGGTGGGGACTTAAATGAAGAGTTACACTGAATATCTCTGGTTTAATACTAAAAAAAGGAAAGAACTCATAAGGATTACAGATACTATTGAGGAAATTGTAGAAAAAAGCGGTATAAAAGAGGGACTTTGTCTTGTATCGGCAATGCATATAACTGCTGGTATAATTGTAAATGATGATGAATCGGGTTTACACAAAGATATATGGGAGTGGCTTGAAAAACTCGCACCAGTTGGAGATTATAACCATCATTGGACTGGCGAAGATAATGGAGATGCACATTTAAAAAGGATTTTGACACACC
This DNA window, taken from Thermosipho africanus Ob7, encodes the following:
- a CDS encoding cobalamin B12-binding domain-containing protein, which translates into the protein MVKKILGGSIGSCVHVAGVLNFLKLAEKEGYKSIYLGGAVPLEKFVGAIVESDPDIVAISYRLDPKALEKLLNEFYKMIKEKNLLDKVYIFGGTVETAAVARKFEFISKIFDGSQDIDEVILWLRNAKKDKEKKEIPPQFLPERIIYKRPYPLIRHHIGLASLEETEKHIRILAESGLLDIISLAPDQNCQQYFFEPEKMDRKQDGAGGAPIRTKEDFIRLYNASRTGNYPLMRCYSGTRNLVEFSKLLKDTINNAWAAIPLTWYSDLDRRSDRPLLEAIKENQEAIKWNAENNVPVEINEAHQWSLRYAHDAMEVATFYLAAYNAKKLGVRHYVAQYMLSTPPGLSPKFDLAKHIAKKQLIETLEDEAFTSYTMIRTGLLSFPADEHSAMGQLVSTMFYGMYLKPDIIHVVSYSEAIRRATSKEIIESVKMVKQAMRNAMNGLPDFLEDKSIRNRVEVLKNEAMMIIDAIKQIGKEFDDPLIEPEVIYNAVKLGILDAPGLKGMSVAKGRFETQIIDGACYAVDENGKILTEEKRLEIIRKEAGM
- the nadE gene encoding NAD(+) synthase, with protein sequence MLTKKSEKIVNFLRETVAQYNFRGLVLGVSGGLDSAVVLALLVKAFDRDKIKCFILPERDSPKDSVKDAVFVCKYFGVEYEIKNITKILRALGIYKYYPPAFFVPWKVKENFAKRRWQKYKEKGNPFEFDIEGIYDEEFLKGISYYRAKHRVRMVYLYKEAERRNYAVVGTTNKTEFLTGLYVKWGDDSTDIEPILHLYKTQVYELAKELNVPEKIIMKPASPDLIPGIGDEEIFGLDYSTLDRILDKLVNNKSLDGEDPEKVKLVKRLYQIGKKRNSLRNVSMVDDLYGT
- a CDS encoding secondary thiamine-phosphate synthase enzyme YjbQ, with product MKSYTEYLWFNTKKRKELIRITDTIEEIVEKSGIKEGLCLVSAMHITAGIIVNDDESGLHKDIWEWLEKLAPVGDYNHHWTGEDNGDAHLKRILTHHQVVLPVTNGKLDLGPWEQIFYAEYDGQRRKRVVVKVIGE
- the dnaJ gene encoding molecular chaperone DnaJ, producing MAKKDYYEILGVSRNASQEEIRQAYKQLIKKWHPDRNHQNRKEAEEKFKEIQEAYEVLSDPEKRAMYDRFGYVGDVPPNAGSGGGFGGFGGFGGFEDIFKDFGDFINNDIFNIFFGDQRTSSRQKQRRAKRGEDINITVDVPFEQVFTGTTIPIEYDRYEVCSHCNGEGVEPGSGWVSCPKCHGTGVVREERRTFLGVIVNQYTCNQCGGTGKIPGETCHVCGGSGRIRKRHRVEVKIPAGVDNGTVIRVQGKGNAGYNGGGYGDLYVNVRITGHIDFERRGNDLIKEIKIDYVEAILGTKVKIKMPDGRVKEVKIPSGVQDGENIYVYGEGVPDMRTGRRGDLILKIKVDIPKRVSRSEKKLLKEIAKLRGKDVDEEE
- a CDS encoding glycerate kinase type-2 family protein, coding for MELKTLAKKLIFDTLEDIQPEKLVKEKLKEIRVDKKVYVLSIGKAAWKMAKAANDVLDIEYGIVITKYGYNFGNIENFDIFEAGHPLPDENSLSATKFAVEKFSKLSRDDILLFLISGGGSSTFELLQDGLSLDDLKDVTTQLLKSGADIKEINTIRSRLSKVKGGRFLNFVKSKVITLVLSDVLENDLRYIASGPTYEACSTFEDAYKIIKKYNLDFNENIINVLKKDVKINKQIDVEHYIIGSIDIACDILEKHARKYNLNTLVLTTRLDCEAKEAGKFIASIAKSSKLKTPYCIIFGGETVVKVKGSGKGGRNQELCYSAALEIENMKDVVIASVGTDGTDGPTDAAGAIVDGKTISKVRKFSNDPNEFLLNNDTYNALKLSRDLLITGPTGTNLNDIGFILKG
- a CDS encoding nucleotide exchange factor GrpE, with translation MEKKEMKKEKMIENEKVENVKEDANKEKKEKGKEKDLEKIIDEQSKKIEELENQLKEFENYARILKSQFENYKKDVAREKEQISISTIGRIVEKLVPIIDDFKRAFKNVDDETKKTQFFKGMEIIYKNLFKILEGLGLQEIKVGDKFDPFEHEAVERVEDEEKEEYSIVEIVEDGYKFNGRVLKPVKVKVSIKPRR
- a CDS encoding 2-hydroxyacid dehydrogenase, which produces MKALVLTKITDYFRKKMEEFNEIEWYTPKDIDYVLEDVEIIVTGYLTEEQVDKAKKLKAIFIPWTGADKLPWKKIKERNIIVSNSHGNGKMVAERALSLSLALLGRIVEFHNDLEKGIWHGFAVGFKEEDYWYSLQRKNVAILGTGVIGRHLAKLLKGFDCHITGFKRSKEQIAGFDRIVTSIEEAISDAQVIYLALPLTEKTYKIIDEKMFEKMRGKFLINVGRGELIDEYSLFKALNENILRGFASDVWYKYPSKDEQVILPFNFPIHKFKNVVLSPHVGGFTIEGQQGRIDELFENIESFLKKGFPKTAVDPELMY
- a CDS encoding NAD/NADP octopine/nopaline dehydrogenase family protein, giving the protein MNITVIGAGNGGLALAGFLAMRGFAVTLYNRSLKRISSFIKSRVIKLEGEITGSVKIKNVTNNLEEALKDAELVMIVVPAFAHADIAEKVSKYVKDGQIFILNPGRTFGALEFYNIFRKNRVDKDVIIAETQTFLFASRTSNPGVSHIFRVKNAVPISAIPSTKNEKLKKVIEDIVPEFHVVDSIIYTSFNNIGAVFHPATLILNSGRVESTFGKFEFYLEGITPSVARVLEKIDAERCSVARTLGIEPMTAKDWLNYAYDVLGNNLYEAIHNNAGYQGIIAPPSLQNRYIFEDVPMSLVPISEMAKKLGINTPAIDSIIYLSSIMMGRDFYREGRTLERLGISKLSLDEIKNLIYKGV
- a CDS encoding D-alanine--D-alanine ligase family protein encodes the protein MKIAIVCDKNINDEEKRMVEAVKNAVSKKYNCEVVQFDENFINKIKDFDFVFNLSNKGGKETIQVHVPALLDLLNIPYTSSNAYSHSLCLDKITTKIIMQHYNIPTPRFYVYDLGQIPEKIDNGTFIVKPPREGSARGISKDSVVDNLKALQKMVKYIHEEFKQPALVEEFIDGTELSVGIIGNGDSLEVLPILEIDFSTLPEGLERFYSYNVKHNYGEMTNYICPARISNNVKEKLEFYAKKLFRVLNLRDYARMDVRIRDDEIYFLEVNSAPQLVPVYSDITKMAKAAGYEYDDLILKILEISMERWGLK